Genomic DNA from Anaerolineales bacterium:
TCTTGTGGGGTTGCCCTTTTTGAGAAAGACCCCAATGATAAGAATGTTTTGAACGGGCAGTTTGCCGATGTGGGCGATACCATCCCCGGTACAGAAACGCTGACGAAGGCGGATGGAGATACCTATGATGTGATTGGGGAAATGCCCAATGGCGAGAAATATAAGGACACGCTCACTCTCGTGTTGGATGGCGAGGCGCACATCTTTACCTATCTGACGAATGATGTTTCAGGGGTAGCTATCGAAGGGGATAACTACTTTGCGGCAAGCTATGGGACGGATTGTGTCTTGGTGTTTTATCACATCAATGCCGATGGGAGTATGGATGGCTATTGGACGGAAGAGGCGTCAGAGGCGCTGCTGATTGGGTCGGAGAAGGCAACCCCACGAAAGTAACGACTGGTGTATCGTTCTGGGATAGCTAAAGCCTATACCGAGGTTGAAGGCGGCAGCTTTAGCAGCGATGCGGGCATAGAGACCGAGATAGGCGTGGGCGTTGACGGATTCGAGACCGAAAACGGTAGAGAGGATGGCAAACACGGTTTCGATAACCTGATGGGCAGCCTGCGCTGCCGACTAGGGGCGGGTTGCCGGTGGCTGGGGTTGAGCGATAAAGTGAGCTTGGGCGTCGGTGAAGAAGGTATCCATAGCCATTGTTCAATCCTTTTGTTGTTGTCTTGGATTGGACATTGGCGATACCTTCTTTTCCTTCTTGGATAAGCCTTTTAGCGGCGGGATCATGAACGATTCTGCGTTTTCATTGTATTTGCACTACGTTCTGTTGGCTTTTTGGGTTCAGAACCCCTACCCCCCTGCCCCCTTTCCCCGTACACAGGGAAAGGGGGAAAAATTCTGCGGGCGAGGGGGAAGCCCCCTCAAAGACGTGATTCCCCCTTCTCCCTGCGGGAGAAGGAGGTTAGGGGGATGAGGATGGTCTCATTCTATGTTTACCTTTTTGATGGACTACTCACCGTTGGTGGTAGTTGAAAAAAGGTCATGGACAGCATACAACTGATAGTCATCCAACTGTAGGGAGTATGCGCCGTGACTACGGAGCCACCGAGGGTATTCTGTCCAATCTCAAGCGTTATCGGCGAGGGACTTGGAACGCACGCATGTCGGTGGAAACCGCACTCTCGCTGGTGACGACTGTTTGCCGCTCGAAAATGGTCTTTCATCGCTCTCCTACCCATGTTGAAGCCCGTCTAGCCCATGTGGCTGCCATGTTTAAGGTGCGGCTCAGACTCAATCGCACGTTACAGCCGGAGGCTGATCCTCTGGATCGCCTCTATCATCTTGCTCAGTTTGCTCTGTGAACTAGCACCAACGGTTGCTAGGCTTGGAGAGCAGCGCTCCTGTAGGTTGCCTGTTTGCCCTGACAGGGTTACACTGCATAGCGATTTGTCTTAGTTCGTCGTCCTGACCTCGCCACCACAGAAGGGGGTCTTTATTTATGCTCAAGTCAAAATCGTTGGTCCGTTTGGTGATCGTCCTCGCCGTGATTGCGGGGATCACCCTTCCGGGATTAGCGGCTCATCCCGCTGCCGCCCAAATTGGGCAGCCCTATGCCAAAGTAAGTGGGGATCGCGCTGTTGTTTACGCCGGACCCGGCACAGGGTTCTGGCAGTTTGGGGCGCTCCGTAAGAATGTGATCACCCCGGTGACGGGCGTCACAGCGGACCGTCAGTTTTGGTATTCGGAAACGCCCATTGGGGCGGGCTACCTTCGCGCCCAAGATGTAGAGGTTGTTGGTGGGGAATCCGTCCCCATCATTGATCCGGGCATCATCGGGACAATCATTACTGGTGCAGCAAATGTCCGCACGGGTCCCGGCGCCGAAGCGCCCTCCATCGCCACCTTGCAAAAAGACATGCAGTTCTTTGTTATTGGGCAACAGCCTGATGGAAGTTGGCTGCAAATCCGCTTCAAAGGGGGCAAAGGGTGGGTGAAGGCAACACTCACAAACCTCGGCACAGTCGGTGTTCCCGATGCCCCGTCAACAGCTGGACCCATCGCCATTGCCAACGCCAATGTAACGCTGCGCAGCGGTCCTGGCACACAGTACACGATCATTGGCGTGATTCCCGCCGGAGAGGTCTCCGTGATTTTGGGGAAAAATGCCAGTGGGCGTTGGCTGTTTGTCGATTCCATCCTCGGTGAGGGCTGGGTGATCACCTCCGGCGTTGCCACACGGAATTATTTTGGCAGTGTCGCCATTCTGGATGCCGAATCGACGGGTGCGGAACTTGATTTGACGGCAAAAACGCGCACCGGCGCGAACATCCGCTTGGGACCGGGCTTGGGCTTTGAGAGCATCGGATCGGTGGCGGGCGGTACGTTCATCACCATTTTGGGGCAGAGCGCCGATAAAGGGTGGTGGTATGCCGATACCCCTGTTGGCACGGGCTGGATTGCCAAATCGGTTGTGGCAACCCCCCGTGACTTCAGCCGGGTTGTGCCGGTACTCCCATAAGGTGCTGTAGAATAAACCGTTAGGGGCGATGGTCTGAGCCTCGCCCCAACGACACCTCACAGAGATATACAGAGACATAAGGATAATCAGGCAGTTTGACCACCATCGATCCGACACTTTCCCCCCACACCCCACAGCCCGATACGCAGCCCCGCCGCCCCGCCGGACTCGATGATTATTTCGATGATGCGCCCCGACGCGGTTGCGGCAACACGCTGCTTATCAGTATGGTGATCCTCATGATGTTGGTCATGTCCTTTGCCGTGATTGGGATCGCCGGATTCCTCGGTTGGCGGGATGGTGGGACAGCACGGCGGGCAACTCAGGCGGTTGCTGTCGCCGCCACCTTGGACCGGCAGGCAACATTGGCACGGACAAATCTAGATGATGGGCAGTGGGAACTCGCCTTTACCCGCTGTGACTATGTGGCGACCCTTCAACCGCTTTACGCAGAAATGGCGGCGTGCAAAGCGACGGCGCAAGCGGCGCTCAATGCAACGGCGACTCCCACACCCACCGAGACCCCCATCCCAACGGTGATCACCTCTACGCCCACCACAACACCCCCTCCGGCGGGCGCGTTTGCCCCAGAAGAACTGCTCACCCGCGCCCAAGAATCGGTTCGCCGCACAGATTACGAAACCGCCATGCGTTGGTTGGAGGCGCTGCGGGCGGTGGATGCCAGCTACAAACGCGGAGAGGTCGAACAACTTTTGCTGACGGTCTATCAGGCGTTGGGCAGCCAATACCGCTTTGAGGGACGTTTGGGGGAGATGATCGTCGTCATTGAGAAGGCGTTTAAGATCAACGCGCTAAGCAACACAGATTGGGGGTTTACGGTGAATGCGGCGAAACTCTACCTAAGCGCACGCGGCTACCTTGAAGCGGGTAATTATCCGCTTGCTGCACAGGTTTTCGCCCGCCTGATGAGCATCGCTCCGGCATTTTCGGATGATACGAAAACGCTGGCGTGTAAGGCGTTCGCCTCGGCGGGGGATACGATCTCTGCTGCTCAGTATGGATGCCGCTGATGATGACCTTTCTTGTCCGCCTTGGCGCACTGCGGCGGAAGATCAAGCCCCGCACGCGCCTCACCGAGTGGCGTATTCGCCTCACCTTTGGGATGGTGCTGCTTGTCCTTTCTGAACTCGTCGTTTGGCAAAACCCGCCCCGCCGGACAGGGTTTGATTGGGTTGCTCTCTACATTCTCTATACGGCATTGGGGGCAATTTTTCTCGATCTTGTCGTCCGCTTTCAAGTGGCGACTCCCGCCGCGTTGGGCTTGGCAAGCGGCGTTTATGGCTTGGCAGCCAGCAGCCTGATCAATCACACTGCCTATGAGAACATCCCCTTTGGGCTGCTGTCACGA
This window encodes:
- a CDS encoding SH3 domain-containing protein, whose product is MLKSKSLVRLVIVLAVIAGITLPGLAAHPAAAQIGQPYAKVSGDRAVVYAGPGTGFWQFGALRKNVITPVTGVTADRQFWYSETPIGAGYLRAQDVEVVGGESVPIIDPGIIGTIITGAANVRTGPGAEAPSIATLQKDMQFFVIGQQPDGSWLQIRFKGGKGWVKATLTNLGTVGVPDAPSTAGPIAIANANVTLRSGPGTQYTIIGVIPAGEVSVILGKNASGRWLFVDSILGEGWVITSGVATRNYFGSVAILDAESTGAELDLTAKTRTGANIRLGPGLGFESIGSVAGGTFITILGQSADKGWWYADTPVGTGWIAKSVVATPRDFSRVVPVLP